The Lactobacillus sp. ESL0680 DNA segment TGCGTAAGATTTTGATTTTTTTAGTTAAAATTTATCAGAACTTGATTTCACCGATTTTGCCGCCGACATGTCGGTACTATCCAACGTGTTCAACATATATGATTGATGCTCTGACAAAGCATGGTTCCTTGTTGGGGCTGATTATGGGCATTAGCCGCATTTTGCGGTGTAATCCGTTTGTTCGCGGCGGTGTTGATCCTGTTCCTGATAATTTTACTATTTTTCGTAATCCTCATCCTGAAAAGTATGAGGATGAGATCATTGCAAGAAAATTTCACCCAGATGTGAAGTAGGAGATAAAATGTCAAAAAAACCAGAGAATATTAATATTGAAATCAATGAAGTCAAGGGCAAAGAAGTCCCGACTTGGGAAGTGGTTATCCCGAACAAAAAGTCAATTGGCTTAATTGAAAAGATCACCGGTCGTTATCGGGCTACAACTGTTAAAACTAACAATGTTTTATACGCAAAGACACTCGAAAGTAGTGTAAATGATTTATTGTCATACTTTGCGCTACATGAAAAATAGATGTGATAACTAATGGTAAAAGTAGAAAATAAAACGGATTTATTTGACCGGATTGCGTGGAATATTGTTATTCCTGTTGTCTTGCTTGCCTTAGTGGGTCTGTATTCGATTTATTTTGCGGCAATTGATGATCCTAGTCACATGGGCAGTCCGATAAAATCGGTCGTTATGCAGGGACTGTGGTATATCATTTCTCTTGCAATTGTTGTCTTCGTCATGCAATTTGACGCGGATCAATTATTGCGCATCGCTCCGTATATTTATGGCTTCGGCATTATCTTGCTGATTGCCGTCCTGTTTTTCTATAATCGCGGCGTTGCGGGAGATACAGGTGCTAAGAGCTGGTTTAAGTTAGGGCCAATTTCATTTCAGCCATCAGAAGTCATGAAGCCGGCATTCATCTTGATGCTGGCGCGTGTTGTCCATGAGCATAACCAGAAGTTTGCGCATACGATTAAAAATGATTGGCTGTTGATTGGTAAAATGGCTGGCTGGCTTTTGCCGATTGCGATTTTGTTAAAATTGCAAAACGACTTCGGTACCATGCTGGTGTTTATCGCCATTGTTGGTGGAGTTGCCTTAGTTTCGGGTATTTCCTGGAAGATTATTGCTCCGATGTTTGCTGCCGTATTTGTTTTGGCAGCGGTTGTGATTTTCATGGTAACGACACCTGGCGGGCAGGCTTTTCTTAGCCATTTCTTTCAGGCATACCAGTTTAAGCGAATTATGTCCTGGCTCAATCCGGCAACTGACACCTCAAAGGGTGCTTATCAGTTGTGGCAAAGTATGCAGGCTATTGGCTCCGGACAGTTGTTTGGTAATGGCTTCGGTAAGTTGAGCGTCTATGTGCCAGTGCGCGGCTCAGACATGGTGTATTCGGTTATCGGCGAGTCATTTGGCTTTGTCGGCAGTGTCGCTGTTATCTTGCTTTACTTGTACCTAATCATCCAAATGGTTAAGATTACCTTTGATACGCGGAATGCTTTTTATTCTTACGTATCCACAGGGGTTATCATGATGATTTTGTTCCACGTTTTTGAAAATGTGGGCATGAGCATTGATTTACTGCCACTTACAGGGATTCCATTACCGTTTATTTCACAAGGTGGTTCAGCCTTGATTGGGAACATGATCGGGATTGGCATGATTTTATCCATGAAATTCCATAATCGGGATTACATGTTCAGTCAAGCTGGCGACTTTTAAATATAAAAAAAGCATTCAACTCAAGTTGAATGCTTTTTTGTGTTATCTAATAATTATTTAGTTAAAGCTGAATTTTCTTTTGAACGGCAAACTAAAATGTCACAATTTGCGGTTCTAGTAACGTATTCAGTTACGCTGCCAATTAATAGACGCTCAACAGCGTTAAGACCAGTGGCACCAATGACAATCAAGTCAATTTGATGCTTCTTAGGAAAATCATGCGCAATAATTGCTTTTGGTGAGCCGAATTCAATTGAAAAATGAACTTCCTGCACACCTGCTTGTTTGGCGTCCTTGTAGTATTGTTCCATTTTTTCTTTTGCATCACTAGAAACTTGTTCAATCATTTCTGAGTCAAAGCTCGACACATTTTGGAATGACCGCGTATCAATAACGTGCAGAATTTCTAATGTTGCGTCGTTGCGCATGGCAACAGAAATTGCTTTTTTGAAGGCTAAGTCAGCCTCTTTAGAACCATCAACAGCGACTTGGATGTGGTGATATTGTTTCATCATTTAAAAACACCTCTTTCACCATCTATTTTACCAAATTTTTGGTTAATTATTCATTCTTTTGATTAATTAATAGGCTAAAAATCAAAATAGTTAGCGAGCTAATAATCAAAGTAAGCAAGTTGAGATAGCGATTTCGCTGTAGTAGTAGGAAAATACCCAAAATTATTTCAATCATAAGCAGTATCGAGGTCCAACGCATAATTGTCTTAAAATTAGCGGTACTTTTGCTGCTATAGATCAAAAATTGCTTGTCTTGACAGTGCCAGAGATAAAGGGACGTTATCAGTAAAATCAAAAGATAAATTCCCATAATAATTTTAATAGCCATAAAAACTCCACAAAAAAACGGTCAAACGACCGTTTACTTAAATTTCAAAATAAATCCGAGCTGACCAAACATAGCATAATGACGCTTGTTGAACCCGCAGTGTTCAAAAATTGAGTAGTAGCGCAGCGAATATGGATCCTATTCTATGATAGTTTTCCGATTCGGTAGTTATTTACTAACTCGCACGTCTTTAGTTTGATCGGTCAACTTTAATACATTTAAGCCTGTCGATCAACTCAGATCAGTTATTATACTACCCAAGATCAGAATAAATGTCAAGTTCAAACCTTTTTATGTATTTGCACATTAGTTAATTCGAATTTTATATAGTTATTTTTCTATAATTTAATTAAGTAAACACTTTTTAATATCTAAGCTATATATAGTATTATACCAAGCATAAAAGAATATTTTATAATTTATAACTGCTAAATAATAGTTAATAAATAATTAAATATCTTGGCTAATCTGGATAGTTAGCAATTTTATATTTGATATCATGCTCTAAAAATTTAAGTAGATGCATTTTTCTATAACCGTTTTATTAAGGCACAAGTTATATAAATAATGTAACTCGTATAAATTATTATTAATGCCTAAAATATTATTTTCGTTATGTTATTTTATTCGTGTATAGTTATTAGCTATACTATATTTTTAATTAATTGATGTTTTTTATTATAGCTTATTATTAAATATATGTTTATATTTGTTATTTATAAATGAATTACTTTTAATATAAAATATATTTACAATATTTCCTCGATAAATTACAATATTATTGTATATTTGTATTTAATAGGGAGATATTATGCTAGGTAAAAATAATTTTAATGAAAGACTGAGAAAGATGGAAATGCAAGCTAAGCAAGACCGTTTTTCAATTCGCAAGTTGAGTATTGGGGCAGCTTCAGTATTATTAGGCTTTACTTTTTTTGGTATGAATAGTCAAAGTGTACAGGCCGATTCTGTGCCTCCTGCAATACAAGTGAGGGACAATGCAAGTAAGAAAATTACTGATAATTCTGAAAATATGGCTTCAAAGAATAATAAAAAAGGACAGAAGCTTGATACTTATAAAAAGCTTAACAGGTTTTTACGAGATTCTGATAGTTCTTTAACGGTTGATAGTGCTGAAACTAGTAAGCAAACTACAACTGACAACATTAATAAGGATATAAACTCAGAAAATTCAGTTGCAACTTCTGATAAAAATAGTAATACGACAAATAAAGTTACTAATAGCAATAATGTAACTTTGCCGATTGATACTAATAAACCGGCAAAAGATGAAGTTCCAGCTAATACTGATATGACAGGAACAACTGATAAGCCAGTTCAAAAGCCAATTGATACTACTGATGCTGCAGAAACGTCTGTCATTAATAGTGACAACCTATTGTCTCAAGATCAGAAAAATAAGGCGCAAATAGCAAAATTGGGATCATTATCTTATAATAGTGGATCAAGAAAAACTATTGATGGGTTAGGATTCTCACAAACAACTGATGCTACTGTATATATTGGTAACTGGAAGGATTTTAGTGACGCATTAGGCAATAAGAATATTACTGATATTAGAATTATAGATAATATTTTAGCGGATAATAGTAATGCTGATGTATATATTAATATAAAAGATAACAGAACACGTAATTTAGTAATTGAGTCTGATCCGGATAAGAACCAAAAATTTGTTATAGACTTTTCACGTTTTCGTCCTTGTCCAGTTGCAGGTACTAATGTTAAATTAAATTTAACTTATAGTAATTTAACTCTCTATAGTGGTACCTTTTATGGTGTAGCTCAAACCTCAAATGTTGATACAGTTTTAACTTTTGATAATATAGATTTTCATGGTAGTCAAATGGTTTTTTCAGGTGGACATGATATTGAAATTCATTTTAAAGGGAATGATATTGCTGAAGATATTATGCCATACCACAGTATACTTAACGGTGCAGATCTTGGCTTTGATGATAATTATCAGCAACTATTTGAATTTAATGGTGGTGGCGCGGCTAAGCAGTACTTGTACTTCGATGAAGGTTGTACATTTGTAGGTAAATCAACTGGCGGCAATGTTATTGAAATGAATGGTACTAATGCTAAGGTACAAGTAGGAAAAGGCGCTCAAGTAACCTTAGATCCGGCATATAACGCGGGATCCAGTCTTAATTCTAACAATGCCCAAAATACATCTAAAATACGTGGGATTTATATTGGTAATTCTGGTATTGTTGAAGTTGAAGACGGCGGAGTTTTAAATATTAATGTTGGTAATCCTAATTTTAATGGAACTCTTGATAATCAACAAGCTGCTGCAATTACATTAGATGGCGGAAATTCACAAATTATCATTGATTCAGGTGGTACGATTAATGTCAATACTAATGGCGATGTCAGTAACTATGGTGGTACTGTAAGAACTGGAACACTGATTTATGATGCAGGTAATATTAAAGTTAATCCTAATGCAACTTTAAATATAACCGGTACTAACATGTGGGATTATTCAGGAACTCTGCTTTATATTGCCGGTAACGCTGATCTTGAGAATGGTATAGTTAAAATTCAACTAATTGGTGATGGTGCTAAAGGTTCAGGAACTGGTGAGAGTACTTTAATTGATATTGGAGATAAAAGTAAACTAACAGTCAACAACCCTCAAGAATTAATAATGGATGCTTCAAAAAATAAGAATGCCAATATTATTGGTAGTAGCAACATTAATATTATGAATGTTCGTCAAGAATTCGATTTCCCTAATTTACCAAAGATTGTTTTGCCTCCATTTCATATTCTAAATGTTGGGAAGAGCAGTAGTAATAATACATCAGGTATTATTATTAATAGAATGGAATTATTAAACGGTAAAAAGATATTAACTAAAGAAATGGCTGCTACTCTTCAAAATGATCTCAAAAATGATGTATCACTTGCCGGGCTAGGTAGTATTTTAAATAATATGCTAAATGGTCAGTCACTAACAAACCTAATAGGAAGTTCTTTTGATAAAATTTTCCCAATTGTTATTCAAAATGCTTTTTCTAATCAAGATAATCCTGGCTATAATTATATTCATATGCTTCCCGCTAATCCAACCGGGTTCTTAAATATTAAAAATGCTAAAGCAGTTGCTAATAAGGATGGATCTAGAACTATAACTGGTTCAATTATTGGTTATGATAATAAGTTAGATGGTCCTGATAGTGACACTGTTTTTAATAGATTAATTCCTGGAGGAACTGATGCATATGTTGTTGCTAGATTTAGAAGTACTGGTTCGACTTTAGACGGTAAGACCTGGAAGAATCCAAATCAAGTTGATAGTCCTAGTAAGCCAGAACAATTTAGTTCACCATATCAAGATACTGATTTAGTTGGTAATTCGTCTTCAGGTTGGGGACCAGTTTCGCTTAGTACTGATTCTTTGGGACAATTACCAACGGAATTTGCTGCTAAAGTCAATGATGACGGCACATTTAGTTTTACAATTCCAACAGATATTTGTAATAAGTTATTGGCTGGGGCTCAGCTAGAATTAACTCCAGAGGCAAATTTTGTTGAATATGATGAAGGTGTTCAACCATATAGTGTGGACTTATTGAAAAAATCTGCAGCAGATACAATAACTGATGCAAGAAATCAATTAGATCAAGCTTATCAAGATGCACTAAATATTTTGGCTAATTCTGGACTTGATTCTGATGGTTCGTATAAAAATAACATTGATCAAGCTTATAAGGCTGCTGTTGCTGGTAGTAAAGATGATACTAATCCTAATCCCGATAAAGGGCATTCTATTTATGGTGTAACAGACAATAATAGTGATGCCTTTATTAGTGAAGTAACTAATCGAACACAAAATGCAATTGATGAAATGTATCATAATGCATATAAAGGCATGCTTGATAAATTTATTAGTAATAAACAACTTAATTCTTCTGCTTTAGCTAATGAAATTAGTGCTGAAAAGAATAAGATCGCATTAGCTTCTGGTAAAGACGCAATTAGTGCAGCAGAAAATGCAGCAGAAAATAATTTAAATAATTTACTTAATAAGGCAGCCGCAGCGGCCGCAATCAGTGGCGCCGCCGACAAAGCGCGGCAAGACTTAGGTGTCGCCAAGGGCAGTAAGGCAGCCGCAAAAATTGACCAAGCAGAACAAGATGCATTAGCTGCGATTAATAAGGTAACTGATGGCAAGTATGAGACCGCCGAAAATACCGGTTTAGCTAATGTAGTTGAAGCGGAAAAGACGGTTGGCGATGATATCTTAGCAAGTGCCGAAAGTGCGGCCGAAACCGCGATTGACAAGACTAGTGGGTTAAGTGCTGGCGATAAAGATAAGGCGAAGCAAGCAGCCCAAGGTCAGTTAACGACAGCAAAAGGTGAAGTCGGGAAGGTAAGTAGTGCCGATGTAAGTAGTGCCAATGTCACTGACAAGCAGAATGCGATCAAGGAAGCCGTTAATGCGGGTAAAAATAGTATTAATAGTGCCACCGGAGCAGCCAGCGATTTAGGTGCAGCCAAGCAAAAGGCTAAGGAGAATGTCAGTGGCGCCGCCGCGAGTGCGAATAAAGCCGTTGATCAGCTAACTAATCATGCGGATGGCACACCATATACAGCAGCAGAAAAGCAAGCGCTAAAGGATGCCATTCAAGCTGAAGTAGACAAAGCTAACGGTACCATTGATCAGGCCGAAACGAATGACAAGGTAACTACAGCCGCCAATGATGCGATTGATGCCATCAACAAGATAACCGAAGCCGGAGCAAAGAACGATAATAGTGTTCTTGGGCCAATTTTTGACACTAATGCCGGTGTAAGCAGTGAGCGGAAGAATAAGGCAGCCGCAGCGGCCGCAATCAGTGGCGCCGCCGACAAAGCGCGGCAAGACTTAGGTGTCGCCAAGGGCAGTAAGGCAGCCGCAAAAATTGACCAAGCAGAACAAGATGCATTAGCTGCGATTAATAAGGTAACTGATGGCAAGTATGAGACCGCCGAAAATACCGGTTTAGCTAATGTAGTTGAAGCGGAAAAGACGGTTGGCGATGATATCTTAGCAAGTGCCGAAAGTGCGGCCGAAACCGCGATTGACAAGACTAGTGGGTTAAGTGCTGGCGATAAAGATAAGGCGAAGCAAGCAGCCCAAGGTCAGTTAACGACAGCAAAAGGTGAAGTCGGGAAGGTAAGTAGTGCCGATGTAAGTAGTGCCAATGTCACTGACAAGCAGAATGCGATCAAGGAAGCCGTTAATGCGGGTAAAAATAGTATTAATAGTGCCACCGGAGCAGCCAGCGATTTAGGTGCAGCCAAGCAAAAGGCTAAGGAGAATGTCAGTGGCGCCGCCGCGAGTGCGAATAAAGCCGTTGATCAGCTAACTAATCATGCGGATGGCACACCATATACAGCAGCAGAAAAGCAAGCGCTAAAGGATGCCATTCAAGCTGAAGTAGACAAAGCTAACGGTACCATTGATCAGGCCGAAACGAATGACAAGGTAACTACAGCCGCCAATGATGCGATTGATGCCATCAACAAGATAACCGAAGCCGGAGCAAAGAACGATAATAGTGTTCTTGGGCCAATTTTTGACACTAATGCCGGTGTAAGCAGTGAGCGGAAGAATAAGGCAGCCGCAGCGGCCGCAATCAGTGGCGCCGCCGACAAAGCGCGGCAAGACTTAGGTGTCGCCAAGGGCAGTAAGGCAGCCGCAAAAATTGACCAAGCAGAACAAGATGCATTAGCTGCGATTAATAAGGTAACTGATGGCAAGTATGAGACCGCCGAAAATACCGGTTTAGCTAATGTAGTTGAAGCGGAAAAGACGGTTGGCGATGATATCTTAGCAAGTGCCGAAAGTGCGGCCGAAACCGCGATTGACAAGACTAGTGGGTTAAGTGCTGGCGATAAAGATAAGGCGAAGCAAGCAGCCCAAGGTCAGTTAACGACAGCAAAAGGTGAAGTCGGGAAGGTAAGTAGTGCCGATGTAAGTAGTGCCAATGTCACTGACAAGCAGAATGCGATCAAGGAAGCCGTTAATGCGGGTAAAAATAGTATTAATAGTGCCACCGGAGCAGCCAGCGATTTAGGTGCAGCCAAGCAAAAGGCTAAGGAGAATGTCAGTGGCGCCGCCGCGAGTGCGAATAAAGCCGTTGATCAGCTAACTAATCATGCGGATGGCACACCATATACAGCAGCAGAAAAGCAAGCGCTAAAGGATGCCATTCAAGCTGAAGTAGACAAAGCTAACGGTACCATTGATCAGGCCGAAACGAATGACAAGGTAACTACAGCCGCCAATGATGCGATTGATGCCATCAACAAGATAACCGAAGCCGGAGCAAAGAACGATAATAGTGTTCTTGGGCCAATTTTTGACACTAATGCCGGTGTA contains these protein-coding regions:
- the yidD gene encoding membrane protein insertion efficiency factor YidD; translation: MRKILIFLVKIYQNLISPILPPTCRYYPTCSTYMIDALTKHGSLLGLIMGISRILRCNPFVRGGVDPVPDNFTIFRNPHPEKYEDEIIARKFHPDVK
- a CDS encoding DUF2969 domain-containing protein, whose protein sequence is MSKKPENINIEINEVKGKEVPTWEVVIPNKKSIGLIEKITGRYRATTVKTNNVLYAKTLESSVNDLLSYFALHEK
- a CDS encoding FtsW/RodA/SpoVE family cell cycle protein — its product is MVKVENKTDLFDRIAWNIVIPVVLLALVGLYSIYFAAIDDPSHMGSPIKSVVMQGLWYIISLAIVVFVMQFDADQLLRIAPYIYGFGIILLIAVLFFYNRGVAGDTGAKSWFKLGPISFQPSEVMKPAFILMLARVVHEHNQKFAHTIKNDWLLIGKMAGWLLPIAILLKLQNDFGTMLVFIAIVGGVALVSGISWKIIAPMFAAVFVLAAVVIFMVTTPGGQAFLSHFFQAYQFKRIMSWLNPATDTSKGAYQLWQSMQAIGSGQLFGNGFGKLSVYVPVRGSDMVYSVIGESFGFVGSVAVILLYLYLIIQMVKITFDTRNAFYSYVSTGVIMMILFHVFENVGMSIDLLPLTGIPLPFISQGGSALIGNMIGIGMILSMKFHNRDYMFSQAGDF
- a CDS encoding universal stress protein encodes the protein MMKQYHHIQVAVDGSKEADLAFKKAISVAMRNDATLEILHVIDTRSFQNVSSFDSEMIEQVSSDAKEKMEQYYKDAKQAGVQEVHFSIEFGSPKAIIAHDFPKKHQIDLIVIGATGLNAVERLLIGSVTEYVTRTANCDILVCRSKENSALTK